A single Blastococcus colisei DNA region contains:
- a CDS encoding TA system VapC family ribonuclease toxin, with amino-acid sequence MALLDVNALVALAWDSHVHHVAIRSWFSTNAADGWATCPVTESGFVRVSSNRTVLPSALGTAAAREVLTGLRSAGVHRFLADDVSMVDADVPATAGHRQVTDAHLLTLARRRGVRLVTFDAGLAALAAGRDVELLRVL; translated from the coding sequence ATGGCGCTGCTGGACGTCAACGCGCTGGTTGCGCTGGCGTGGGACTCCCACGTCCACCACGTCGCGATCCGGAGCTGGTTCTCCACGAATGCCGCCGATGGCTGGGCCACGTGCCCCGTCACCGAGAGCGGCTTCGTGCGCGTCTCGTCCAACCGCACGGTGCTGCCGAGCGCACTCGGGACCGCAGCCGCGCGAGAGGTTCTGACGGGCCTGCGCAGCGCAGGCGTGCACCGGTTCCTGGCCGACGACGTATCGATGGTCGATGCCGACGTGCCCGCGACGGCCGGGCACCGCCAGGTGACCGATGCCCACTTGCTGACCCTCGCCCGCCGCCGAGGCGTCCGGTTGGTGACTTTCGATGCGGGGCTCGCTGCGCTGGCCGCCGGCCGGGACGTCGAGCTGCTCCGCGTCCTGTAG
- the rimI gene encoding ribosomal protein S18-alanine N-acetyltransferase gives MTTDDLPGVMRLEEELFSPDTWTEAMYRDELSRGDTRYYVVAEFDVSGDEDEPVEGPPVMVGYGGLIAYDDEAHVATLGVTTALQGEGIGSLLLDALLAEADKRSPVVLLEVRADNETAQHLYRRRGFVEIGRRRGYYQPSGADAVVMKRKRVRALSRVGGGRG, from the coding sequence ATGACGACCGACGACCTGCCCGGCGTCATGCGACTGGAGGAGGAGCTCTTCTCGCCGGACACCTGGACCGAGGCCATGTACCGCGACGAGCTCTCCCGCGGCGACACCCGCTACTACGTGGTGGCCGAGTTCGACGTCAGCGGCGACGAGGACGAGCCGGTCGAGGGGCCGCCGGTCATGGTCGGCTACGGCGGACTGATCGCCTACGACGACGAGGCGCACGTGGCCACCCTCGGCGTCACGACGGCGCTGCAGGGCGAGGGGATCGGGTCGCTGCTGCTCGACGCGCTGCTGGCCGAGGCGGACAAGCGCAGTCCGGTGGTGCTGCTCGAGGTGCGGGCGGACAACGAGACGGCCCAGCACCTCTACCGGCGTCGCGGGTTCGTCGAGATCGGCCGGCGGCGCGGCTACTACCAGCCCAGCGGGGCCGACGCCGTCGTCATGAAGCGCAAGCGGGTGCGGGCATTGAGCCGGGTGGGAGGCGGACGTGGCTGA
- a CDS encoding uracil-DNA glycosylase: MARVAAAAPDWAALAEVNRPCVACPELAATRQHVVVGDVPAGGRPRFVLVGEAPGATEDETGRPFVGKSGALLDQLLGEAGLSRAEAAVLNIVKCRPPGNRTPKAPEVARCSGWLRRQLELLDPPVVVALGLSSAKWFLGPRTVLAQVRARPHDVDGRAVWATYHPSAAIRFGPKGAPRAGLLADLTAVAGTLA, from the coding sequence GTGGCCCGCGTCGCCGCCGCGGCTCCCGACTGGGCCGCGCTCGCCGAGGTGAACCGGCCGTGCGTCGCCTGTCCCGAGCTCGCGGCCACGCGGCAGCACGTCGTCGTCGGAGACGTCCCGGCCGGTGGCCGGCCGCGGTTCGTCCTGGTCGGCGAGGCTCCGGGCGCGACGGAGGACGAGACCGGCCGGCCCTTCGTGGGCAAGTCCGGCGCGCTGCTGGACCAGTTGCTCGGCGAGGCGGGTCTGTCGAGGGCCGAGGCCGCCGTCCTGAACATCGTGAAGTGCCGGCCGCCGGGCAACCGCACACCGAAGGCACCCGAGGTGGCGCGCTGCAGCGGCTGGCTGCGCCGTCAGCTGGAGCTGCTCGACCCGCCGGTCGTCGTCGCGCTCGGGCTCTCGTCCGCGAAGTGGTTCCTGGGCCCGCGGACGGTGCTGGCACAGGTGCGTGCCCGGCCGCACGACGTCGACGGCCGCGCCGTCTGGGCGACCTACCACCCGTCCGCGGCCATCCGGTTCGGACCGAAGGGAGCTCCGCGCGCGGGGCTGCTCGCCGATCTCACGGCGGTCGCCGGGACGTTGGCATGA
- the tsaB gene encoding tRNA (adenosine(37)-N6)-threonylcarbamoyltransferase complex dimerization subunit type 1 TsaB, whose amino-acid sequence MLVLALDTATPTLVAGLARWSPENGTAVLAERAVPSGNRHAELLTPAIQGVLADAGRVMGDVDAVVTGLGPGPFTGLRVGVVTAAALADARGIPVIGVCSLDGIGSGERTVVTDARRKEIYWAAYDVQGTRTDGPDVVRPEELGRPGPFVGDPAFAARLGADVTPAEVTTAGLLRAAAPQLADPSSAEPLRPLYLRRPDATPPTAIKGVSQA is encoded by the coding sequence GTGCTCGTCCTCGCCCTCGACACCGCGACGCCGACCCTCGTGGCCGGCCTGGCGCGATGGTCGCCGGAGAACGGGACGGCTGTGCTCGCGGAACGCGCGGTGCCGTCGGGCAACCGGCACGCCGAGCTGTTGACGCCGGCGATCCAGGGCGTGCTGGCCGACGCGGGCCGTGTGATGGGCGATGTCGACGCCGTCGTCACCGGCCTCGGGCCCGGCCCGTTCACCGGCCTGCGGGTCGGCGTGGTGACCGCAGCGGCGCTGGCCGACGCCCGTGGCATCCCCGTCATCGGGGTCTGTTCGCTGGACGGGATCGGGTCGGGGGAGCGGACGGTCGTGACCGACGCCCGCCGCAAGGAGATCTACTGGGCGGCCTACGACGTCCAGGGCACCCGCACCGACGGTCCGGATGTCGTCCGCCCCGAGGAGCTGGGCCGGCCCGGCCCGTTCGTCGGCGACCCGGCGTTCGCCGCGCGGCTGGGTGCCGACGTCACGCCGGCCGAGGTGACGACGGCGGGTCTGCTGCGCGCGGCCGCGCCGCAGCTGGCCGACCCGTCGTCGGCCGAGCCGCTGCGGCCGCTCTACCTCCGTCGCCCCGACGCCACCCCGCCGACCGCCATCAAGGGGGTGTCGCAGGCATGA
- a CDS encoding alpha/beta fold hydrolase → MVREHRPKHSRGYTAGIVGAVVGLAAAGTAVGVAVTRIAGRRVRAAELGPVADIAELSAAQLREDDPLGVNSRVADRTAIVHADDGVLLAVEEIGPTDAPLTVVFVHGYTLSMASWTFQRRTLAAELATANGHRPDARLVFYDQRGHGASGRGAPEHSTIEQLARDLARVLETRAPRGPVVLVGHSMGGMTIMGLAALRPELFGSRVVGAALLSTSSGQLADLDFGLPELLTRVRAAVIPVAAWTMRRRPVLAERTRRLAADVVSAATRSLSFASADVDPALVRYVDSMIAGTPVDVIAEFYPALAGLDETGSLEPLRVIPTLVLTGDRDTMIPMQHSELILERLPDAEFVVVPDAGHMVLLEKPAEVTEALTALLRRVGAGSPAGR, encoded by the coding sequence ATGGTCCGGGAGCACCGGCCGAAGCACTCCCGCGGGTACACCGCCGGCATCGTCGGGGCCGTCGTCGGCCTGGCGGCCGCGGGGACGGCGGTCGGTGTCGCCGTCACCCGCATCGCCGGACGCCGCGTGCGGGCCGCCGAGCTCGGGCCGGTCGCGGACATCGCCGAGCTCTCGGCGGCCCAGCTGCGCGAGGACGATCCGCTCGGTGTGAACTCGCGGGTCGCCGACCGGACCGCCATCGTCCACGCCGACGACGGCGTCCTGCTCGCCGTCGAGGAGATCGGGCCCACGGACGCCCCGCTGACCGTGGTGTTCGTGCACGGCTACACGCTCTCGATGGCCTCCTGGACGTTCCAGCGGCGCACCCTGGCGGCGGAGCTCGCCACCGCGAACGGCCACCGCCCCGACGCGCGGCTGGTGTTCTACGACCAGCGCGGCCACGGGGCCTCCGGTCGGGGGGCGCCCGAGCACTCGACGATCGAGCAGCTCGCGCGCGACCTGGCCAGGGTGCTCGAGACACGGGCGCCTCGCGGGCCGGTCGTCCTGGTGGGCCACTCGATGGGCGGGATGACGATCATGGGCCTGGCCGCGCTGCGGCCGGAGCTGTTCGGATCCAGGGTCGTCGGCGCGGCGCTGCTGTCCACGTCGAGCGGTCAGCTCGCCGATCTGGACTTCGGGCTCCCGGAACTGCTCACCCGGGTGCGCGCGGCGGTGATCCCCGTGGCGGCCTGGACGATGCGCCGGCGACCGGTGCTCGCCGAGCGCACCCGGCGGCTCGCCGCCGACGTGGTCTCGGCGGCCACCCGGTCGCTGTCCTTCGCCTCGGCCGACGTGGACCCCGCGCTCGTGCGCTACGTGGACTCGATGATCGCGGGGACCCCGGTCGACGTAATCGCGGAGTTCTACCCGGCGCTGGCCGGTCTGGACGAGACGGGGTCGCTGGAGCCGCTCCGTGTCATCCCCACGCTCGTGCTCACCGGTGACAGGGACACGATGATCCCGATGCAGCACAGCGAGCTCATCCTGGAGCGGCTGCCGGACGCGGAGTTCGTCGTCGTCCCCGACGCCGGGCACATGGTGCTGCTGGAGAAGCCCGCCGAGGTGACCGAGGCGTTGACGGCCCTGCTCCGCAGGGTCGGGGCCGGGTCGCCGGCCGGCCGCTGA
- the tsaD gene encoding tRNA (adenosine(37)-N6)-threonylcarbamoyltransferase complex transferase subunit TsaD, with product MAERGEALVLGFETSCDETGVGLVRGHTLLADALATSMAEHERFGGVVPEIASRAHLEAMVPTVHRALADAGATIDDVDAIAVTSGPGLTGALLVGVAAAKAYALALSKPLYGVNHLAAHVAVDELQHGPLAEPSIALLVSGGHSSLLLVPDLAQEVQSLGRTVDDAAGEAFDKVARVLGLPFPGGPPIDRAAQEGDPTAIGFPRGLTGPRDAPYDFSFSGLKTAVARWIEARQRAGEEVPVADVAASFQEAVADVLTAKAVRACRDHGVDHLVLGGGVAANSRLRALAEERCAAAGIVLRVPSPRLCTDNGAMVAALGSRLVAAGVAPSSPDLGADSSLPIETVSR from the coding sequence GTGGCTGAGCGCGGGGAGGCCCTGGTCCTGGGGTTCGAGACCTCCTGCGACGAGACCGGCGTCGGGCTGGTCCGCGGGCACACCCTGCTCGCCGACGCCCTGGCCACCTCGATGGCTGAGCACGAGCGCTTCGGCGGGGTCGTACCCGAGATCGCGTCCCGGGCGCACCTGGAGGCGATGGTCCCGACGGTGCACCGGGCGCTGGCCGACGCGGGCGCGACGATCGACGACGTCGACGCGATCGCGGTGACCTCCGGGCCGGGGCTGACCGGCGCGCTGCTGGTCGGCGTCGCCGCCGCCAAGGCCTACGCGCTCGCGCTCAGCAAGCCGCTGTACGGGGTCAACCACCTGGCCGCGCACGTCGCCGTCGACGAGCTGCAGCACGGGCCGCTGGCCGAGCCGTCGATCGCCCTGCTGGTGTCCGGCGGGCACAGCTCGTTGCTGCTCGTCCCCGACCTGGCGCAGGAGGTGCAGTCCCTCGGCCGCACCGTCGACGACGCCGCGGGGGAGGCCTTCGACAAGGTGGCCCGCGTCCTCGGCCTGCCGTTCCCGGGAGGGCCGCCGATCGACCGGGCGGCGCAGGAGGGGGACCCCACCGCCATCGGCTTCCCGCGCGGTCTCACCGGCCCCCGGGACGCGCCCTACGACTTCTCCTTCTCCGGCCTGAAGACGGCGGTGGCGCGCTGGATCGAGGCCCGGCAGCGAGCGGGGGAGGAGGTGCCGGTGGCCGACGTCGCGGCGTCCTTCCAGGAGGCGGTCGCCGACGTGCTCACCGCCAAGGCGGTGCGGGCCTGCCGCGACCACGGCGTGGACCACCTCGTGCTCGGGGGAGGGGTGGCCGCCAACTCGCGGTTGCGGGCGCTGGCCGAGGAACGCTGCGCGGCCGCGGGGATCGTGCTCCGGGTGCCCAGCCCGCGGTTGTGCACCGACAACGGCGCCATGGTGGCCGCCCTCGGTTCCCGGCTGGTGGCCGCCGGCGTCGCGCCCTCCTCGCCGGACCTCGGCGCGGACAGCTCGCTGCCGATCGAAACCGTGAGTCGCTGA
- the groL gene encoding chaperonin GroEL (60 kDa chaperone family; promotes refolding of misfolded polypeptides especially under stressful conditions; forms two stacked rings of heptamers to form a barrel-shaped 14mer; ends can be capped by GroES; misfolded proteins enter the barrel where they are refolded when GroES binds), with protein MAKIIKFNEDARRSLERGVDKLADAVKVTLGPRGRNVVIDKKFGAPTITNDGVTIAREIDLDDPYENLGAQLAKNVATKTNDVAGDGTTTATVLAQALVHEGMRNVAAGANPMALGRGMRAAVDAVHAALDKVAIPVDDRKAIAGVATISAQDPEVGELIGEAMERVGKDGVITVEESNTMSTDLDVTEGVQFDKGYLSPYFVTDSEAMEAVLEDALVLLVSGKVGALADLLPLLEKVLSTGGRPLLIVAEDVEGEALSTLVVNSIRKTIKVVAVKSPFFGDRRKAFMTDLAIVTGGQVVSEDVGLSLDSVGLEVLGTARRVTVTKDATTIVDGGGTSEAIGDRVAQIRREIDATDSDWDREKLQERLAKLAGGIGIIRVGAATEVELKERKHRIEDAIAATRAAVEEGVIPGGGSALVHTASAIDALDLTGDELTGARAVRSALDAPLARIAENAGFEGRVVVSKVRDLGDGQGFNAATGEFGDLAAQGVIDPVKVTKAALGNAASIAAMVLTTDSAVVEKPEEEHEHGGGHHTHGHSHGGHGHSH; from the coding sequence ATGGCCAAGATCATCAAGTTCAACGAGGACGCCCGGCGCTCCCTCGAGCGCGGCGTCGACAAGCTCGCCGACGCGGTCAAGGTGACCCTGGGCCCGCGCGGGCGCAACGTCGTCATCGACAAGAAGTTCGGCGCCCCGACGATCACCAACGACGGCGTGACCATCGCCCGCGAGATCGACCTCGACGACCCGTACGAGAACCTCGGCGCCCAGCTGGCGAAGAACGTCGCCACCAAGACCAACGACGTCGCCGGTGACGGCACGACGACCGCCACCGTGCTCGCCCAGGCCCTGGTGCACGAGGGCATGCGCAACGTCGCCGCCGGCGCCAACCCGATGGCGCTCGGCCGGGGCATGCGCGCCGCGGTCGACGCCGTGCACGCCGCACTCGACAAGGTGGCCATCCCGGTCGACGACCGCAAGGCCATCGCCGGGGTCGCCACCATCTCCGCCCAGGACCCCGAGGTCGGCGAGCTGATCGGCGAGGCGATGGAGCGGGTCGGCAAGGACGGTGTGATCACCGTCGAGGAGAGCAACACGATGTCCACCGACCTGGACGTCACCGAGGGTGTCCAGTTCGACAAGGGGTACCTCTCGCCGTACTTCGTCACCGACTCCGAGGCGATGGAGGCCGTCCTCGAGGACGCCCTCGTCCTGCTGGTCAGCGGCAAGGTCGGCGCGCTCGCCGACCTGCTGCCGCTGCTGGAGAAGGTGCTCTCGACCGGCGGCCGTCCGCTGCTGATCGTCGCCGAGGACGTCGAGGGTGAGGCGCTGTCGACCCTCGTCGTCAACTCCATCCGCAAGACCATCAAGGTCGTCGCGGTGAAGTCGCCCTTCTTCGGCGACCGGCGCAAGGCCTTCATGACCGACCTGGCGATCGTCACCGGCGGCCAGGTCGTCAGCGAGGACGTCGGTCTGTCGCTGGACTCCGTCGGCCTCGAGGTGCTCGGCACCGCCCGCCGGGTCACCGTCACCAAGGACGCGACGACGATCGTCGACGGCGGCGGTACATCCGAGGCCATCGGCGACCGCGTCGCGCAGATCCGCCGCGAGATCGACGCCACCGACTCCGACTGGGACCGCGAGAAGCTCCAGGAGCGCCTCGCCAAGCTGGCCGGCGGCATCGGGATCATCCGCGTCGGCGCGGCCACCGAGGTGGAGCTCAAGGAGCGCAAGCACCGCATCGAGGACGCCATCGCGGCCACCCGCGCGGCGGTCGAGGAGGGGGTCATCCCCGGCGGTGGCTCGGCGCTGGTGCACACCGCGTCCGCGATCGACGCCCTCGACCTCACCGGTGACGAGCTGACCGGCGCCCGCGCCGTGCGCTCGGCGCTGGACGCCCCGCTCGCGCGGATCGCGGAGAACGCCGGGTTCGAGGGTCGCGTCGTCGTCAGCAAGGTGCGCGACCTCGGCGACGGTCAGGGCTTCAACGCTGCCACCGGCGAGTTCGGCGACCTGGCCGCCCAGGGCGTCATCGACCCGGTCAAGGTGACGAAGGCCGCGCTCGGCAACGCCGCGTCCATCGCGGCGATGGTGCTGACCACCGACTCGGCGGTCGTGGAGAAGCCCGAGGAGGAGCACGAGCACGGCGGCGGGCACCACACCCACGGTCACTCGCACGGTGGGCACGGCCACTCGCACTGA
- a CDS encoding antitoxin codes for MRTTLDIDDDVVAAARELAASGRRSLGAVISELARRGLTPARVESEDGLPVIRVPAGTAPITPAMVARAVDES; via the coding sequence ATGCGCACGACCCTGGACATCGACGACGACGTGGTCGCCGCGGCGCGCGAGCTGGCCGCCAGTGGACGCCGCTCGCTCGGTGCAGTCATCTCGGAGCTCGCCCGCCGCGGGCTGACCCCCGCCCGCGTCGAGAGCGAGGACGGGCTGCCAGTGATCCGGGTGCCGGCCGGTACGGCCCCGATCACGCCGGCGATGGTCGCCAGAGCCGTCGACGAGAGCTGA
- the tsaE gene encoding tRNA (adenosine(37)-N6)-threonylcarbamoyltransferase complex ATPase subunit type 1 TsaE translates to MRRQHVLSTPEDTHALGRELAGVLAPGDLVVLVGPLGAGKTALTQGIGAGLGVREPVTSPTFVISRVHRGGRVPLVHVDAYRLGSVADVDDLDLDVTVADSVTVVEWGLGLVERLTDEHLEVRLDRRDDDVRTAVLVPHGPGWQARLGGS, encoded by the coding sequence ATGAGGCGCCAGCACGTCCTGTCGACGCCGGAGGACACCCACGCGCTGGGGCGGGAACTGGCGGGCGTGCTGGCGCCCGGTGACCTCGTCGTCCTGGTCGGGCCGCTGGGTGCCGGGAAGACCGCGCTCACCCAGGGCATCGGCGCCGGCCTCGGCGTGCGCGAGCCGGTCACCTCACCGACGTTCGTCATCTCGCGGGTGCACCGGGGCGGGCGCGTGCCGCTCGTGCACGTCGACGCCTACCGACTGGGCAGCGTCGCCGACGTCGACGACCTGGACCTGGATGTCACGGTCGCGGACTCCGTCACCGTCGTGGAGTGGGGGCTGGGTCTGGTCGAGCGGCTCACCGACGAGCACCTCGAGGTCCGCCTCGATCGGCGGGACGACGACGTCCGGACGGCGGTGCTGGTGCCGCACGGTCCTGGTTGGCAGGCCCGGCTCGGCGGCTCCTGA
- the groES gene encoding co-chaperone GroES, which produces MTTATKVSIKPLEDRVVVQANEAETTTASGLVIPDTAKEKPQEGTVVAVGPGRIDDNGNRVPLDVNVGDVVIYSKYGGTEVKYSGEEYLVLSARDLLAVVEK; this is translated from the coding sequence GTGACGACCGCTACCAAGGTCAGCATCAAGCCGCTGGAGGACCGGGTCGTGGTCCAGGCCAACGAGGCCGAGACCACCACCGCCTCCGGTCTGGTCATCCCGGACACCGCCAAGGAGAAGCCCCAGGAGGGCACCGTCGTCGCCGTCGGCCCCGGCCGCATCGACGACAACGGCAACCGCGTCCCGCTCGACGTGAACGTGGGCGACGTGGTCATCTACTCCAAGTACGGCGGCACCGAGGTCAAGTACAGCGGCGAGGAGTACCTCGTGCTCTCCGCTCGCGACCTGCTCGCCGTCGTGGAGAAGTGA
- a CDS encoding class I SAM-dependent methyltransferase — MDREPEEQAVETVRQLLALATPEGAAALSRAATLLAGGMDAVSALTRLRAEVGTDLAGPAWGVARQREKARSTFGPDADRLLFTGDTLEQAGRPALADRRAARLLAEGAEPVADLGCAAGTDTIALARAGARVVAVDRDPVARELTRLNTTALGLTGVEVVDADVVDLVAAATDGKVAGCRAAVLDPARRAGGRRQLDPDRWSPPWSTVTALLDRVPAAVVKVAPGLDHDRVPDGIEAEWVSTGGSIVEALLWGRGVSTTWRRATLLRDGRLSEVTADAEPGPAPVGPVRGWLHEPDPALIRSGLMSLVAADATLVDPTIAYLTSDGPSGSPWLSSYRVADVLPFNLKKLKAHLRARGIGRVVVKKRGSPIEPETLARRLRGPGSGSAVVVVTRVAGAPTVLVCDPLSA; from the coding sequence GTGGACCGGGAGCCCGAGGAGCAGGCCGTCGAGACGGTGCGCCAACTGCTGGCCCTGGCCACGCCGGAGGGCGCAGCAGCGCTGTCGCGGGCGGCGACGCTGCTGGCCGGCGGGATGGATGCGGTGTCCGCGCTGACCCGCCTGCGCGCCGAGGTGGGCACGGACCTGGCCGGACCGGCGTGGGGCGTCGCGCGTCAGCGGGAGAAGGCGCGGTCGACGTTCGGGCCCGACGCCGACCGGTTGCTGTTCACCGGCGACACCCTCGAGCAGGCCGGCCGGCCCGCGCTCGCCGACCGTCGCGCCGCGCGACTGCTGGCCGAGGGCGCGGAGCCGGTGGCCGACCTGGGCTGCGCGGCGGGCACCGACACGATCGCGCTGGCCCGGGCCGGCGCCCGGGTGGTCGCCGTCGACCGCGACCCGGTGGCCCGGGAGCTGACCCGGCTGAACACCACAGCGCTGGGGCTGACCGGGGTCGAGGTCGTCGACGCCGACGTCGTCGACCTGGTGGCCGCCGCGACCGACGGGAAGGTGGCCGGCTGCCGGGCCGCCGTCCTGGACCCCGCCCGCCGCGCCGGGGGACGACGGCAGCTTGATCCCGACCGCTGGTCTCCGCCGTGGTCGACCGTCACCGCGCTGCTGGACCGTGTGCCCGCCGCCGTCGTGAAGGTGGCACCCGGGCTCGACCACGACCGCGTGCCCGACGGCATCGAGGCCGAATGGGTCTCCACCGGCGGCTCGATCGTCGAGGCACTGCTGTGGGGCCGCGGCGTCTCGACCACCTGGCGGCGAGCGACCCTCCTGCGCGACGGCCGCCTCTCCGAGGTGACGGCCGACGCCGAACCCGGCCCCGCGCCCGTCGGGCCGGTCCGCGGCTGGCTGCACGAACCCGATCCCGCGCTGATCCGGTCCGGGCTGATGTCGCTGGTCGCCGCAGACGCGACGCTCGTGGACCCGACGATCGCCTACCTGACCTCCGACGGACCGTCGGGCTCCCCGTGGCTGAGCTCCTACCGGGTGGCCGACGTCCTGCCGTTCAACCTCAAGAAGCTCAAGGCTCACCTGCGCGCCCGCGGCATCGGACGGGTCGTCGTCAAGAAGCGCGGCTCACCGATCGAGCCGGAGACGCTGGCCCGCCGGCTGAGGGGGCCGGGGAGCGGTTCCGCCGTCGTCGTGGTCACCCGGGTGGCCGGAGCGCCGACCGTGCTGGTCTGCGATCCACTCAGCGCGTGA
- a CDS encoding TIGR04222 domain-containing membrane protein, producing the protein MLPRGRELGTGDARPVHLGERGPVGSRGGDAGHLVGGRVEPGRSGGGHLRTLARWGTALPAPGSAWDRRRRASRKGQAVMAAPGSTPHLDLYDLAFLAGGPDRVVDTAVVALVESGRVRVHAPGRLAVVEPGRQHPIEAAVMDAVGTHGHRSIDTVHWRVAGDVRLTGRGPSLAAAGLLRRRRRLGRRHARRPTWSATGSGRQALLRAMERPPTDPALDGGSALRVALHGRQAMPDTGLRAAIFDRPAATVAPDGAGIGRRLRKADRIDLSWATLDGRAAIGGAAAGGFIEGGAGDGGGF; encoded by the coding sequence GTGCTGCCGCGTGGCCGCGAGCTCGGGACAGGCGACGCACGGCCGGTTCACCTCGGCGAGCGCGGCCCAGTCGGGAGCCGCGGCGGCGACGCGGGCCACCTCGTCGGCGGTCGCGTCGAACCGGGGCGGTCGGGAGGCGGCCACCTCCGCACCCTAGCGAGGTGGGGAACAGCTCTTCCGGCGCCCGGCTCGGCGTGGGACCGTCGACGCAGGGCCTCTCGGAAAGGGCAGGCGGTCATGGCGGCACCCGGATCCACCCCGCACCTGGACCTCTACGACCTCGCCTTCCTCGCCGGCGGACCCGACCGGGTCGTCGACACCGCGGTGGTGGCCCTGGTCGAGTCCGGTCGCGTCCGGGTGCACGCCCCCGGGCGGCTCGCGGTCGTGGAGCCGGGCCGTCAGCACCCCATCGAAGCGGCCGTGATGGACGCCGTGGGCACCCACGGACACCGCTCGATCGACACCGTCCACTGGCGTGTGGCCGGCGACGTGCGGCTGACCGGCCGAGGACCGTCACTGGCCGCCGCGGGCCTCCTCCGACGCCGGCGGCGACTCGGCCGTCGGCACGCGAGACGCCCGACCTGGTCGGCGACCGGCTCGGGACGCCAGGCCCTGCTCCGGGCGATGGAGCGGCCTCCGACGGATCCCGCGCTGGACGGCGGCAGCGCGCTCCGGGTCGCGCTGCACGGCCGGCAGGCCATGCCAGACACGGGCCTGCGGGCGGCGATCTTCGATCGTCCCGCCGCGACGGTCGCCCCGGACGGCGCGGGAATCGGTCGTCGGCTGCGGAAGGCGGACCGGATCGACCTGTCCTGGGCCACGTTGGACGGAAGGGCTGCCATCGGCGGCGCCGCGGCCGGCGGGTTCATCGAGGGCGGCGCCGGCGACGGCGGAGGCTTCTGA